The following coding sequences are from one Buchnera aphidicola (Nippolachnus piri) window:
- the fdx gene encoding ISC system 2Fe-2S type ferredoxin: MPKIFFYPHKILLPIGITVISVPGKSILDIALENKINIEHACEKSCACCTCHCIIRKGFNSLSICQEKEEDLLDKAWGLEKYSRLACQAKIGISDISVEIPLYTLNQES; this comes from the coding sequence ATGCCTAAAATTTTTTTTTACCCTCATAAAATTTTATTACCTATAGGAATAACTGTAATTTCAGTTCCAGGAAAAAGCATTTTAGATATAGCATTAGAAAATAAAATTAATATTGAACATGCATGTGAAAAATCATGTGCATGTTGTACATGTCATTGTATTATTAGAAAAGGATTTAATTCATTATCTATTTGTCAAGAAAAAGAAGAAGATCTATTAGATAAAGCTTGGGGATTAGAAAAATATAGTCGATTAGCATGTCAAGCTAAAATAGGTATTTCGGATATTTCTGTTGAAATTCCTTTATACACTCTTAAT